In the Hemitrygon akajei chromosome 20, sHemAka1.3, whole genome shotgun sequence genome, one interval contains:
- the uba5 gene encoding ubiquitin-like modifier-activating enzyme 5 isoform X1, translating to MAADGEQPGRRPLLPMSAEVVDSNPYSRLMALKRMGIVEDYEKIRQFAVAVVGVGGVGSVTAEMLTRCGIGKLLLFDYDKVELANMNRLFFQPHQAGLSKVEAAKHTLRNINPDVEFEVHNYNITTMNNFQHFMDRIRNGGLSEGKPVDLVLSCVDNFEARMTINTACNELAQVWMESGVSENAVSGHIQLLIPGETACFACAPPLIVAANIDEKTLKREGVCAASLPTTMAVVAGLLVQNVLKYLLGFGSVSYYLGYNAMQDFFPTMMMKPNPNCDDKICRLRQKEYKEKETEQPKDKLVEEEEQIKHENNVWGIELVSEISDEELKAASGCVPDLPEGITVAYSVPIKTDNTNVTGDTVQETEESLEDLMAAMKRL from the exons ATGGCGGCTGATGGGGAGCAGCCGGGTCGCCGGCCTCTGCTCCCGATGAGTGCGGAGGTCGTGGACTCCAACCCATACAG CCGGCTAATGGCTCTGAAGAGAATGGGTATTGTTGAAGATTATGAG AAAATCCGTCAGTTTGCAGTGGCAGTCGTGGGTGTTGGTGGGGTTGGAAGTGTGACAGCTGAAATGTTGACAAGATGTGGCATTGGTAAG CTTTTGCTATTTGATTATGACAAAGTGGAACTGGCCAATATGAACCGACTGTTCTTTCAACCTCACCAGGCTGGTTTAAGCAAAGTGGAAGCAGCAAAGCACACTCTGAG GAACATTAATCCTGATGTTGAGTTTGAAGTTCATAACTACAATATTACAACAATGAACAACTTTCAGCATTTCATGGATCGAATCAG GAATGGTGGGTTAAGTGAAGGGAAGCCTGTGGATCTAGTACTGAGCTGTGTCGACAACTTTGAAGCACGTATGACaataaacact GCTTGCAACGAGCTTGCCCAGGTGTGGATGGAGTCTGGGGTCAGTGAAAATGCAGTCTCGGGGCATATACAGCTTCTCATTCCAGGAGAAACGGCCTGTTTTGCG TGTGCACCCCCACTTATCGTGGCTGCAAACATTGATGAGAAGACACTGAAACGTGAGGGGGTCTGCGCAGCCAGTCTCCCTACCACCATGGCAGTGGTGGCAGGCCTTCTTGTACAGAATGTCCTCAA GTACCTGTTGGGCTTTGGTTCTGTCAGTTATTATCTGGGTTACAATGCAATGCAAGATTTTTTCCCAACAATGATGATGAAGCCAAATCCAAATTGTGATGATAAAATTTGCAGACTCCGCCAGAAAGAGTACAAG GAAAAAGAAACAGAACAACCAAAGGACAAATTGGTGGAGGAGGAAGAACagataaaacatgaaaataatgTCTGGG GTATTGAGCTTGTTTCTGAGATCTCTGACGAGGAACTGAAAGCTGCTTCAGGCTGTGTTCCAGACCTTCCAGAGGGCATCACAGTAGCCTACAGTGTGCCAATTAAG ACGGATAATACCAATGTCACTGGAGATACAGTTCAAGAGACAGAGGAGAGCCTGGAGGATCTCATGGCTGCAATGAAGCGGTTATAA
- the uba5 gene encoding ubiquitin-like modifier-activating enzyme 5 isoform X2 yields MNRLFFQPHQAGLSKVEAAKHTLRNINPDVEFEVHNYNITTMNNFQHFMDRIRNGGLSEGKPVDLVLSCVDNFEARMTINTACNELAQVWMESGVSENAVSGHIQLLIPGETACFACAPPLIVAANIDEKTLKREGVCAASLPTTMAVVAGLLVQNVLKYLLGFGSVSYYLGYNAMQDFFPTMMMKPNPNCDDKICRLRQKEYKEKETEQPKDKLVEEEEQIKHENNVWGIELVSEISDEELKAASGCVPDLPEGITVAYSVPIKTDNTNVTGDTVQETEESLEDLMAAMKRL; encoded by the exons ATGAACCGACTGTTCTTTCAACCTCACCAGGCTGGTTTAAGCAAAGTGGAAGCAGCAAAGCACACTCTGAG GAACATTAATCCTGATGTTGAGTTTGAAGTTCATAACTACAATATTACAACAATGAACAACTTTCAGCATTTCATGGATCGAATCAG GAATGGTGGGTTAAGTGAAGGGAAGCCTGTGGATCTAGTACTGAGCTGTGTCGACAACTTTGAAGCACGTATGACaataaacact GCTTGCAACGAGCTTGCCCAGGTGTGGATGGAGTCTGGGGTCAGTGAAAATGCAGTCTCGGGGCATATACAGCTTCTCATTCCAGGAGAAACGGCCTGTTTTGCG TGTGCACCCCCACTTATCGTGGCTGCAAACATTGATGAGAAGACACTGAAACGTGAGGGGGTCTGCGCAGCCAGTCTCCCTACCACCATGGCAGTGGTGGCAGGCCTTCTTGTACAGAATGTCCTCAA GTACCTGTTGGGCTTTGGTTCTGTCAGTTATTATCTGGGTTACAATGCAATGCAAGATTTTTTCCCAACAATGATGATGAAGCCAAATCCAAATTGTGATGATAAAATTTGCAGACTCCGCCAGAAAGAGTACAAG GAAAAAGAAACAGAACAACCAAAGGACAAATTGGTGGAGGAGGAAGAACagataaaacatgaaaataatgTCTGGG GTATTGAGCTTGTTTCTGAGATCTCTGACGAGGAACTGAAAGCTGCTTCAGGCTGTGTTCCAGACCTTCCAGAGGGCATCACAGTAGCCTACAGTGTGCCAATTAAG ACGGATAATACCAATGTCACTGGAGATACAGTTCAAGAGACAGAGGAGAGCCTGGAGGATCTCATGGCTGCAATGAAGCGGTTATAA